Proteins co-encoded in one Hymenobacter swuensis DY53 genomic window:
- a CDS encoding tetratricopeptide repeat-containing sensor histidine kinase → MIYRFWGGVLALLLLRALPAGAQSPQTRPLQRALAQATTDTSRVLLLADLAATYRYSRFDSVQWYAQRGLVLARRIGYSKGEGRCLSRMAILLGERGNLPQALRVDLQALRLNQASHDTEGTARTLNQTGLLYFALDDYRPALQYFFQALHLYEQARTRDTSQLISVITNLGASYEGLHRYDSAAFFLNQAWAFTARSRSVHQSCWGNPAPYVLREIGLLQLAQGHREAALSFYRRSARASLPENDQRSASRAYQYIAELYQARRQTDSSIYYARKALALARPLPFVVGVMRNSTLLTQAFEARRQPDSTLHYMRVMLTAQDSLHNPRRIKQLDAIGFAEQQRLQELETERARLTEQLRTAALLTGLGGLLLVSLLLWRNNRQQQRANRELRELHEQVSQQARELTAQRDSLARTLRELKIAQSQLVLREKMASLGELMAGVAHEIQNPVNCVRKFAAISVELCEDVRQELSRLTLPPHEQEIVDEMLQNLGQNQTKIMHHGQRAESIVRGMLEYSQEGSGPRQVTDLNVLAEEYLRLTYHDLRAKNRYFNAALLLRLDPTMERANVVRQDIGRALVGVFSAALQAVQHRQAEADEDYVPQVELSTQYTASQLEIRVQDNGPGLSPEALATLFQRFPAGPDASLGLALSHDLITKGHGGMLSAASQPGRGTQYTITLPVAAL, encoded by the coding sequence ATGATTTACCGCTTTTGGGGAGGTGTACTAGCCCTGTTGCTGCTTCGGGCCTTACCTGCCGGAGCCCAAAGCCCGCAAACCCGCCCGTTGCAACGTGCCTTGGCCCAGGCCACTACCGATACCAGCCGGGTACTGCTGCTGGCTGATTTGGCCGCTACCTACAGGTACTCCCGCTTCGACTCGGTGCAGTGGTACGCCCAGCGGGGACTGGTGCTGGCCCGGCGTATCGGGTACTCCAAAGGCGAGGGCCGCTGCCTTTCGCGCATGGCCATTCTGCTGGGGGAACGGGGTAATCTGCCGCAGGCTCTGCGCGTGGATTTGCAGGCTCTGCGGCTCAACCAGGCCAGCCATGATACGGAAGGCACGGCCCGCACCCTCAACCAGACCGGCCTGCTGTACTTTGCCCTGGATGACTACCGGCCGGCCCTGCAGTATTTCTTTCAGGCCCTGCACCTCTACGAGCAGGCCCGCACCCGCGACACGTCTCAGCTCATCAGCGTAATCACCAACCTGGGCGCCAGCTACGAGGGCCTGCACCGGTATGATTCGGCGGCTTTTTTCCTGAATCAGGCCTGGGCCTTTACGGCCCGGTCCCGCTCGGTTCACCAGAGCTGCTGGGGCAACCCGGCCCCCTACGTACTGCGTGAAATCGGGCTGCTGCAGCTGGCCCAGGGCCACCGGGAAGCGGCCCTGTCATTTTACCGGCGCAGTGCGCGGGCTTCCCTGCCCGAGAATGATCAGCGCAGCGCCAGCCGGGCCTACCAGTACATAGCGGAACTCTACCAGGCCCGCCGGCAGACCGATTCCAGCATCTACTATGCGCGTAAGGCCCTGGCCCTGGCCCGGCCCCTCCCCTTTGTGGTGGGGGTAATGCGCAACAGTACCCTGCTCACCCAGGCCTTCGAGGCCCGCCGCCAGCCCGATAGCACGCTCCATTACATGCGCGTGATGCTTACGGCCCAAGACAGCCTCCACAACCCTCGCCGCATCAAGCAGCTGGACGCCATTGGCTTTGCGGAGCAGCAGCGCCTGCAGGAACTGGAAACGGAGCGAGCCCGCCTCACAGAGCAGTTGCGCACGGCCGCGTTGCTGACTGGTCTGGGCGGCCTGCTGCTGGTGTCGTTGCTGTTGTGGCGCAACAACCGGCAGCAGCAGCGGGCCAACCGGGAGCTACGGGAGCTACACGAGCAGGTCAGCCAGCAGGCCCGGGAGCTGACCGCTCAGCGCGACAGTCTGGCCCGAACGCTGCGGGAGCTCAAAATTGCCCAGAGCCAATTGGTGCTACGCGAAAAGATGGCCAGCCTGGGCGAGCTGATGGCTGGCGTGGCGCACGAAATTCAGAACCCGGTGAACTGCGTACGCAAGTTTGCGGCCATCAGCGTGGAACTGTGCGAGGACGTGCGCCAGGAACTCAGCCGGCTCACCCTGCCGCCGCACGAGCAGGAAATTGTGGATGAGATGCTGCAGAACCTGGGCCAAAACCAGACAAAAATCATGCACCACGGGCAGCGGGCCGAGTCTATTGTGCGCGGGATGCTGGAATACTCGCAGGAAGGCAGCGGCCCCCGGCAGGTAACCGACCTGAACGTGCTGGCCGAGGAATACCTGCGGCTGACGTACCACGACCTGCGCGCCAAAAACCGCTACTTCAATGCCGCCCTGCTCCTGCGCCTCGACCCGACAATGGAGCGTGCCAATGTGGTGCGCCAGGATATCGGGCGGGCACTGGTGGGCGTATTCAGCGCGGCGCTGCAGGCCGTGCAGCACCGCCAGGCAGAAGCCGATGAAGACTACGTGCCGCAGGTAGAACTCAGCACGCAATACACGGCCTCGCAGCTGGAAATCAGGGTGCAGGACAATGGCCCGGGCCTTTCCCCGGAGGCACTTGCCACCCTGTTCCAGCGCTTCCCGGCAGGCCCGGATGCCAGCCTGGGCCTGGCCCTCAGCCACGACCTCATCACGAAAGGCCATGGCGGCATGCTCAGCGCTGCCAGCCAGCCTGGCCGGGGCACGCAGTATACCATTACGCTGCCAGTAGCCGCCCTCTAG